A part of Capsicum annuum cultivar UCD-10X-F1 chromosome 6, UCD10Xv1.1, whole genome shotgun sequence genomic DNA contains:
- the LOC107873733 gene encoding myosin-11-like isoform X1, producing the protein MQGTPVNIIVGSHVWIEDPSIAWIDGQVSQINGEDVQVDTSDGKKVTVNLSKIYPKDEDAPAAGVDDMTKLSYLHEPGVLQNLASRYQLNEIYTYTGSILIAINPFQKLPHIYNRHMMEQYKGAPLGELSPHVFAIADSSYRQMINEGKSNSILVSGESGAGKTETTKMLMQYLAYLGGRRSTEGRTVEQQVLESNPVLEAFGNAKTVRNNNSSRFGKFVEIQFDKNGRISGAAIRTYLLERSRVCQVSDPERNYHCFYLLCAAPQEVVEKYKLGSPKTFHYLNQSSCYELVGVSDAQDYLATRRAMDVVGISEQEQEAIFRVVASVLHLGNLQFAKGEEIDSSVLKDDKSKFHLQTVAELLMCDLKELEDALLKRVMVTPEEVIKRSLDPDAATVSRDGLAKTIYSRLFDWLVDKINNSIGQDPNSKSLIGVLDIYGFESFKTNSFEQFCINFTNEKLQQHFNQHVFKMEQEEYTKEEIDWSYIEFVDNQDVLDLIEKKPGGIIALLDEACMFPKSTHETFSQKLYQTFKVHKRFIKPKLSRTDFTIAHYAGEVQYQSNFFLDKNKDYVVPEHQDLLSASKCPFVAGLFPPVAEETTKSSKSSKFSSIGSRFKLQLTSLMETLNSTEPHYIRCVKPNNQLKPAIFENVNILQQLRCGGVLEAIRISCAGYPTRKTFFEFLNRFGLLAPEVLEGNADEKVACKKILEKMGLAGAQIGKTKVFLRAGQMAELDARRAQKLAKAAKTIQRKIRTHIARKYFLALQQSAICIQSSCRGRLACKVYDNMKREAASIRIQTKLRGHLARKSYTGLKINVIALQTGIRATAARKEFRYKRQTKAATKIQAHWHGHRAFSYYKKLIIAAIVTQCRWRGRVAKKELRKLKMASRETGALKEAKDKLEKQVEELTWRLQLEKRLRTDLEEAKSQEIAKLKSSLEGAQSKVEQTNALLIKEREAAQKAIEEATSIVEEKPVLVEDTEKIDALNAEVENLKAALQSEKQRADDSERKHSEAQESSEGKHKKLEETEKKVQQFQESLSRLEEKLTNIESENKVLRQQALTMAQNNKLLSSRSRSSIQRSESSTRNSVDLSSASFSRESAEVEGRPQKSLNDKQQEYQDLIIRCVAQHLGFSKGRPVAACIIYKCLRQWRSFEVERTSIFDRVIQTIGQAIETQDNNDMLAYWLSNASTLLLLLQRTLKAGGAAGITPQHRRQSSATLFGRMTQSFRGTPQGVNLSLVDGDSAGGVDNLRQVEAKYPALLFKQQLTAYVEKIYGMIRDNLKKEISPLLGLCIQAPRISRASLLKGATARTLANAAAQEILIAHWQGIVKSLANFLNLLKANHVPPFLVRKVFTQVFSFINVQLFNSLLLRRECCSFSNGEYVKTGLAELEHWCYKATDEYTGLAWEELKHIRQAIGFLVIHQKPKKTLDEVSHDLCPVLSIQQLYRISTMYWDDKYGTHSLSPDVISNMRVLMTEDSNNAVSNSFLLDDDSSIPFSIDDLSKSMDQIDIADIEPPPLIRENSGFSFLLPRAD; encoded by the exons ATGCAGGGAACTCCAGTAAATATCATTGTGGGATCCCATGTGTGGATTGAAGATCCATCCATTGCTTGGATTGATGGACAAGTATCACAGATTAATGGAGAGGATGTTCAGGTCGATACATCTGATGGAAAGAAG GTTACagtaaatttatcaaaaatatatccGAAAGATGAAGATGCTCCGGCTGCTGGAGTTGATGACATGACCAAGTTATCATATTTGCACGAGCCTGGCGTGTTGCAGAATTTGGCTTCAAGATATCAACTCAACGAAATCTAT ACTTATACCGGAAGTATTCTCATCGCCATCAATCCATTCCAAAAGTTGCCTCATATATACAATCGCCACATGATGGAACAATACAAGGGAGCACCACTTGGAGAATTAAGTCCTCATGTCTTTGCTATCGCTGATTCTTCTTACAG GCAAATGATAAATGAAGGTAAAAGCAATTCAATATTGGTCAGCGGTGAAAGTGGCGCTGGTAAGACTGAAACTACTAAAATGCTTATGCAATACCTTGCTTATTTGGGTGGCCGTAGAAGCACTGAAGGTCGAACTGTCGAGCAGCAAGTTCTAGAG TCAAATCCAGTACTTGAAGCATTTGGCAATGCGAAAACAGTTAGAAATAACAATTCGAG TCGTTTTGGTAAATTTGTCGAGATTCAGTTTGACAAAAATGGAAGAATATCTGGTGCAGCTATTAGAACTTACCTCCTTGAAAGATCTCGCGTTTGCCAAGTTTCAGATCCTGAACGAAACTATCATTGTTTCTACCTTCTATGTGCAGCACCTCAGGAG GTAGTTGAAAAGTATAAGTTGGGTAGTCCTAAAACGTTTCACTATCTTAATCAATCGAGTTGCTATGAACTAGTTGGCGTAAGTGATGCCCAAGATTATCTGGCAACACGGAGAGCGATGGATGTCGTTGGCATTAGTGAGCAAGAGCAG GAAGCGATTTTTAGAGTAGTGGCTTCCGTTCTTCATCTTGGTAATCTTCAGTTTGCAAAGGGCGAAGAAATCGATTCATCAGTTTTAAAAGATGACAAATCTAAGTTCCATCTTCAGACTGTTGCTGAGCTTCTAAT GTGCGATCTTAAGGAATTGGAAGATGCGCTATTGAAACGTGTAATGGTCACACCCGAAGAAGTAATAAAGAGAAGTCTTGATCCCGATGCTGCAACAGTTAGTAGAGATGGGCTTGCTAAAACGATATATTCTCGCTTGTTTGACTG GTTGGTGGACAAAATAAATAACTCGATTGGTCAAGATCCGAACTCAAAATCTCTAATTGGTGTCCTCGACATATATGGTTTTGAAAGTTTTAAAACTAATAG TTTTGAACAATTCTGCATTAACTTCACAAATGAGAAGCTGCAGCAACACTTTAACCAG CACGTGTTCAAGATGGAGCAGGAGGAATACACTAAAGAAGAGATCGATTGGAGCTACATAGAATTTGTGGATAATCAAGATGTTCTGGATCTTATTGAAAAG AAACCTGGAGGTATCATCGCTCTTCTCGATGAAGCCTG TATGTTCCCCAAGTCAACTCATGAAACATTCTCTCAGAAGCTTTATCAGACATTCAAAGTCCACAAACGATTTATCAAACCAAAACTGTCTCGTACTGATTTTACCATCGCTCATTATGCCGGAGAG GTTCAATACCAgtccaatttttttttggataaaaacaAAGACTATGTTGTTCCGGAGCATCAAGATTTATTAAGTGCTTCCAAATGCCCATTTGTAGCTGGCCTTTTCCCTCCTGTTGCTGAGGAAACAACCAAATCATCCAAATCGTCAAAGTTCTCATCCATCGGTTCTCGTTTTAAG TTACAACTTACATCGTTGATGGAAACTCTGAATTCTACGGAACCTCATTATATCAGATGCGTGAAGCCTAACAATCAACTAAAACCTGCGATTTTTGAGAATGTTAACATTTTGCAGCAACTGCGATGTGGT GGTGTTCTAGAAGCAATTAGAATTAGCTGCGCTGGCTACCCAACCCGTAAGACATTCTTTGAGTTCCTTAACCGGTTTGGACTTCTTGCTCCTGAGGTCTTGGAAGGGAA CGCCGATGAAAAAGTTGCATGCAAAAAGATTTTGGAAAAGATGGGGCTTGCTGGTGCTCAG ATTGGAAAAACGAAAGTTTTTCTCAGAGCTGGTCAGATGGCTGAGCTGGATGCACGCAGAGCACAGAAACTAGCGAAAGCAGCTAAGACAATCCAAAGGAAAATTCGAACTCATATCGCTAGGAAATACTTTCTCGCATTGCAGCAGTCTGCGATTTGCATACAATCCTCATGCCGAG GAAGGCTTGCTTGCAAAGTGTACGACAATATGAAACGAGAAGCTGCTTCTATCAGAATCCAGACGAAATTGCGTGGACATTTGGCCCGGAAGTCCTATACAGGACTCAAAATCAATGTCATTGCTCTTCAGACAGGAATTCGAGCGACAGCTGCACGAAAGGAATTCAGATATAAAAGACAAACCAAAGCAGCAACTAAAATACAA GCACATTGGCATGGTCATCGAGCCTTTTCATATTACAAGAAACTCATAATCGCAGCGATTGTAACACAATGCAGATGGAGGGGAAGGGTTGCAAAGAAAGAGCTTCGGAAACTAAAGATG GCTTCAAGAGAAACGGGCGCACTAAAAGAAGCAAAGGATAAGCTTGAAAAACAGGTCGAAGAACTTACATGGCGTCTGCAGTTGGAGAAACGCCTAAGG ACGGACTTGGAAGAGGCGAAGAGCCAGGAAATAGCAAAGCTGAAGAGTTCATTGGAAGGTGCGCAAAGCAAAGTGGAACAAACGAATGCCCTGCTCATCAAGGAACGTGAGGCTGCGCAGAAAGCAATTGAAGAAGCAACCTCTATCGTGGAAGAGAAGCCGGTTCTTGTCGAGGATACAGAAAAGATTGATGCTTTAAATGCAGAAGTAGAAAATCTAAAG GCGGCGTTGCAATCTGAAAAGCAACGGGCTGATGATTCTGAAAGGAAACATTCTGAAGCTCAAGAATCGAGTGAAGGAAAGCACAAGAAATTGGAAGAAACCGAAAAAAAAGTTCAACAATTTCAGGAATCACTGAGCAG GCTCGAAGAAAAGCTCACCAACATAGAGTCGGAAAACAAAGTACTTCGCCAGCAGGCTCTGACGATGGCGCAGAACAATAAATTGCTGTCTAGCCGGTCAAGATCAAGTATTCAG AGGAGCGAGAGCAGCACAAGGAATAGCGTA gatctgtCTAGCGCTTCATTTTCAAGGGAGAGTGCCGAGGTGGAAGGAAGACCACAAAAATCACTTAATGATAAACAACAGGAGTATCAGGACTTGATCATCCGGTGTGTTGCACAGCACCTCGGCTTCTCTAAAGGCAGACCTGTTGCCGCCTGCATTATCTACAAGTGCCTTAGGCAATGGCGATCATTTGAAGTCGAGAGAACCAGTATATTCGACAGGGTAATACAAACCATTGGCCAAGCTATTGAG ACTCAGGACAACAACGATATGTTAGCTTACTGGCTATCCAATGCATCCACACTGTTGCTGCTGCTACAACGTACATTAAAAGCCGGTGGTGCTGCTGGGATTACCCCACAGCACAGGCGACAATCATCAGCAACTCTATTTGGGAGAATGACACAG AGCTTTCGTGGAACCCCTCAAGGTGTAAATCTTTCTCTCGTTGATGGTGATTCGGCTGGTGGAGTGGATAACTTACGCCAAGTTGAAGCCAAATATCCTGCATTGTTGTTTAAACAGCAGCTAACAGCATATGTAGAAAAGATTTATGGAATGATCCGCGATAATCTTAAGAAAGAGATTTCTCCGCTTCTGGGGTTGTGCATTCAG GCACCAAGGATATCTCGAGCAAGTTTACTTAAAGGGGCAACAGCACGTACACTTGCAAATGCGGCTGCGCAGGAAATTTTGATCGCGCACTGGCAAGGAATCGTCAAGAGTCTCGCTAACTTTTTGAACTTATTGAAAGCCAATCAT GTGCCTCCATTTCTTGTGCGCAAAGTATTTACGCAAGTCTTTTCTTTCATCAACGTCCAATTATTTAACAG CCTTTTGTTGAGAAGAGAATGCTGTTCATTTAGCAACGGTGAATACGTCAAAACTGGTTTGGCGGAACTGGAGCACTGGTGCTACAAAGCAACCGATGAG TATACAGGATTAGCTTGGGAGGAGCTCAAGCATATAAGACAGGCGATCGGTTTTCTG GTCATACACCAGAAGCCAAAGAAAACGTTGGATGAAGTAAGCCATGATCTATGTCCT GTGCTTAGCATTCAACAACTTTACAGAATCAGCACAATGTATTGGGACGACAAATATGGCACGCATAGCCTTTCACCAGAT GTTATATCCAATATGCGCGTACTAATGACTGAAGACTCGAACAATGCAGTCAGCAATTCCTTTTTGCTTGATGATGATTCGAG CATACCGTTCTCAATTGATGACCTCTCTAAATCGATGGATCAGATTGATATTGCAGACATTGAACCACCTCCACTTATACGCGAAAACTCAGGGTTCAGTTTCTTGTTGCCACGTGCAGACTAA
- the LOC107873733 gene encoding myosin-11-like isoform X2 yields MGTPVNIIVGSHVWIEDPSIAWIDGQVSQINGEDVQVDTSDGKKVTVNLSKIYPKDEDAPAAGVDDMTKLSYLHEPGVLQNLASRYQLNEIYTYTGSILIAINPFQKLPHIYNRHMMEQYKGAPLGELSPHVFAIADSSYRQMINEGKSNSILVSGESGAGKTETTKMLMQYLAYLGGRRSTEGRTVEQQVLESNPVLEAFGNAKTVRNNNSSRFGKFVEIQFDKNGRISGAAIRTYLLERSRVCQVSDPERNYHCFYLLCAAPQEVVEKYKLGSPKTFHYLNQSSCYELVGVSDAQDYLATRRAMDVVGISEQEQEAIFRVVASVLHLGNLQFAKGEEIDSSVLKDDKSKFHLQTVAELLMCDLKELEDALLKRVMVTPEEVIKRSLDPDAATVSRDGLAKTIYSRLFDWLVDKINNSIGQDPNSKSLIGVLDIYGFESFKTNSFEQFCINFTNEKLQQHFNQHVFKMEQEEYTKEEIDWSYIEFVDNQDVLDLIEKKPGGIIALLDEACMFPKSTHETFSQKLYQTFKVHKRFIKPKLSRTDFTIAHYAGEVQYQSNFFLDKNKDYVVPEHQDLLSASKCPFVAGLFPPVAEETTKSSKSSKFSSIGSRFKLQLTSLMETLNSTEPHYIRCVKPNNQLKPAIFENVNILQQLRCGGVLEAIRISCAGYPTRKTFFEFLNRFGLLAPEVLEGNADEKVACKKILEKMGLAGAQIGKTKVFLRAGQMAELDARRAQKLAKAAKTIQRKIRTHIARKYFLALQQSAICIQSSCRGRLACKVYDNMKREAASIRIQTKLRGHLARKSYTGLKINVIALQTGIRATAARKEFRYKRQTKAATKIQAHWHGHRAFSYYKKLIIAAIVTQCRWRGRVAKKELRKLKMASRETGALKEAKDKLEKQVEELTWRLQLEKRLRTDLEEAKSQEIAKLKSSLEGAQSKVEQTNALLIKEREAAQKAIEEATSIVEEKPVLVEDTEKIDALNAEVENLKAALQSEKQRADDSERKHSEAQESSEGKHKKLEETEKKVQQFQESLSRLEEKLTNIESENKVLRQQALTMAQNNKLLSSRSRSSIQRSESSTRNSVDLSSASFSRESAEVEGRPQKSLNDKQQEYQDLIIRCVAQHLGFSKGRPVAACIIYKCLRQWRSFEVERTSIFDRVIQTIGQAIETQDNNDMLAYWLSNASTLLLLLQRTLKAGGAAGITPQHRRQSSATLFGRMTQSFRGTPQGVNLSLVDGDSAGGVDNLRQVEAKYPALLFKQQLTAYVEKIYGMIRDNLKKEISPLLGLCIQAPRISRASLLKGATARTLANAAAQEILIAHWQGIVKSLANFLNLLKANHVPPFLVRKVFTQVFSFINVQLFNSLLLRRECCSFSNGEYVKTGLAELEHWCYKATDEYTGLAWEELKHIRQAIGFLVIHQKPKKTLDEVSHDLCPVLSIQQLYRISTMYWDDKYGTHSLSPDVISNMRVLMTEDSNNAVSNSFLLDDDSSIPFSIDDLSKSMDQIDIADIEPPPLIRENSGFSFLLPRAD; encoded by the exons ATG GGAACTCCAGTAAATATCATTGTGGGATCCCATGTGTGGATTGAAGATCCATCCATTGCTTGGATTGATGGACAAGTATCACAGATTAATGGAGAGGATGTTCAGGTCGATACATCTGATGGAAAGAAG GTTACagtaaatttatcaaaaatatatccGAAAGATGAAGATGCTCCGGCTGCTGGAGTTGATGACATGACCAAGTTATCATATTTGCACGAGCCTGGCGTGTTGCAGAATTTGGCTTCAAGATATCAACTCAACGAAATCTAT ACTTATACCGGAAGTATTCTCATCGCCATCAATCCATTCCAAAAGTTGCCTCATATATACAATCGCCACATGATGGAACAATACAAGGGAGCACCACTTGGAGAATTAAGTCCTCATGTCTTTGCTATCGCTGATTCTTCTTACAG GCAAATGATAAATGAAGGTAAAAGCAATTCAATATTGGTCAGCGGTGAAAGTGGCGCTGGTAAGACTGAAACTACTAAAATGCTTATGCAATACCTTGCTTATTTGGGTGGCCGTAGAAGCACTGAAGGTCGAACTGTCGAGCAGCAAGTTCTAGAG TCAAATCCAGTACTTGAAGCATTTGGCAATGCGAAAACAGTTAGAAATAACAATTCGAG TCGTTTTGGTAAATTTGTCGAGATTCAGTTTGACAAAAATGGAAGAATATCTGGTGCAGCTATTAGAACTTACCTCCTTGAAAGATCTCGCGTTTGCCAAGTTTCAGATCCTGAACGAAACTATCATTGTTTCTACCTTCTATGTGCAGCACCTCAGGAG GTAGTTGAAAAGTATAAGTTGGGTAGTCCTAAAACGTTTCACTATCTTAATCAATCGAGTTGCTATGAACTAGTTGGCGTAAGTGATGCCCAAGATTATCTGGCAACACGGAGAGCGATGGATGTCGTTGGCATTAGTGAGCAAGAGCAG GAAGCGATTTTTAGAGTAGTGGCTTCCGTTCTTCATCTTGGTAATCTTCAGTTTGCAAAGGGCGAAGAAATCGATTCATCAGTTTTAAAAGATGACAAATCTAAGTTCCATCTTCAGACTGTTGCTGAGCTTCTAAT GTGCGATCTTAAGGAATTGGAAGATGCGCTATTGAAACGTGTAATGGTCACACCCGAAGAAGTAATAAAGAGAAGTCTTGATCCCGATGCTGCAACAGTTAGTAGAGATGGGCTTGCTAAAACGATATATTCTCGCTTGTTTGACTG GTTGGTGGACAAAATAAATAACTCGATTGGTCAAGATCCGAACTCAAAATCTCTAATTGGTGTCCTCGACATATATGGTTTTGAAAGTTTTAAAACTAATAG TTTTGAACAATTCTGCATTAACTTCACAAATGAGAAGCTGCAGCAACACTTTAACCAG CACGTGTTCAAGATGGAGCAGGAGGAATACACTAAAGAAGAGATCGATTGGAGCTACATAGAATTTGTGGATAATCAAGATGTTCTGGATCTTATTGAAAAG AAACCTGGAGGTATCATCGCTCTTCTCGATGAAGCCTG TATGTTCCCCAAGTCAACTCATGAAACATTCTCTCAGAAGCTTTATCAGACATTCAAAGTCCACAAACGATTTATCAAACCAAAACTGTCTCGTACTGATTTTACCATCGCTCATTATGCCGGAGAG GTTCAATACCAgtccaatttttttttggataaaaacaAAGACTATGTTGTTCCGGAGCATCAAGATTTATTAAGTGCTTCCAAATGCCCATTTGTAGCTGGCCTTTTCCCTCCTGTTGCTGAGGAAACAACCAAATCATCCAAATCGTCAAAGTTCTCATCCATCGGTTCTCGTTTTAAG TTACAACTTACATCGTTGATGGAAACTCTGAATTCTACGGAACCTCATTATATCAGATGCGTGAAGCCTAACAATCAACTAAAACCTGCGATTTTTGAGAATGTTAACATTTTGCAGCAACTGCGATGTGGT GGTGTTCTAGAAGCAATTAGAATTAGCTGCGCTGGCTACCCAACCCGTAAGACATTCTTTGAGTTCCTTAACCGGTTTGGACTTCTTGCTCCTGAGGTCTTGGAAGGGAA CGCCGATGAAAAAGTTGCATGCAAAAAGATTTTGGAAAAGATGGGGCTTGCTGGTGCTCAG ATTGGAAAAACGAAAGTTTTTCTCAGAGCTGGTCAGATGGCTGAGCTGGATGCACGCAGAGCACAGAAACTAGCGAAAGCAGCTAAGACAATCCAAAGGAAAATTCGAACTCATATCGCTAGGAAATACTTTCTCGCATTGCAGCAGTCTGCGATTTGCATACAATCCTCATGCCGAG GAAGGCTTGCTTGCAAAGTGTACGACAATATGAAACGAGAAGCTGCTTCTATCAGAATCCAGACGAAATTGCGTGGACATTTGGCCCGGAAGTCCTATACAGGACTCAAAATCAATGTCATTGCTCTTCAGACAGGAATTCGAGCGACAGCTGCACGAAAGGAATTCAGATATAAAAGACAAACCAAAGCAGCAACTAAAATACAA GCACATTGGCATGGTCATCGAGCCTTTTCATATTACAAGAAACTCATAATCGCAGCGATTGTAACACAATGCAGATGGAGGGGAAGGGTTGCAAAGAAAGAGCTTCGGAAACTAAAGATG GCTTCAAGAGAAACGGGCGCACTAAAAGAAGCAAAGGATAAGCTTGAAAAACAGGTCGAAGAACTTACATGGCGTCTGCAGTTGGAGAAACGCCTAAGG ACGGACTTGGAAGAGGCGAAGAGCCAGGAAATAGCAAAGCTGAAGAGTTCATTGGAAGGTGCGCAAAGCAAAGTGGAACAAACGAATGCCCTGCTCATCAAGGAACGTGAGGCTGCGCAGAAAGCAATTGAAGAAGCAACCTCTATCGTGGAAGAGAAGCCGGTTCTTGTCGAGGATACAGAAAAGATTGATGCTTTAAATGCAGAAGTAGAAAATCTAAAG GCGGCGTTGCAATCTGAAAAGCAACGGGCTGATGATTCTGAAAGGAAACATTCTGAAGCTCAAGAATCGAGTGAAGGAAAGCACAAGAAATTGGAAGAAACCGAAAAAAAAGTTCAACAATTTCAGGAATCACTGAGCAG GCTCGAAGAAAAGCTCACCAACATAGAGTCGGAAAACAAAGTACTTCGCCAGCAGGCTCTGACGATGGCGCAGAACAATAAATTGCTGTCTAGCCGGTCAAGATCAAGTATTCAG AGGAGCGAGAGCAGCACAAGGAATAGCGTA gatctgtCTAGCGCTTCATTTTCAAGGGAGAGTGCCGAGGTGGAAGGAAGACCACAAAAATCACTTAATGATAAACAACAGGAGTATCAGGACTTGATCATCCGGTGTGTTGCACAGCACCTCGGCTTCTCTAAAGGCAGACCTGTTGCCGCCTGCATTATCTACAAGTGCCTTAGGCAATGGCGATCATTTGAAGTCGAGAGAACCAGTATATTCGACAGGGTAATACAAACCATTGGCCAAGCTATTGAG ACTCAGGACAACAACGATATGTTAGCTTACTGGCTATCCAATGCATCCACACTGTTGCTGCTGCTACAACGTACATTAAAAGCCGGTGGTGCTGCTGGGATTACCCCACAGCACAGGCGACAATCATCAGCAACTCTATTTGGGAGAATGACACAG AGCTTTCGTGGAACCCCTCAAGGTGTAAATCTTTCTCTCGTTGATGGTGATTCGGCTGGTGGAGTGGATAACTTACGCCAAGTTGAAGCCAAATATCCTGCATTGTTGTTTAAACAGCAGCTAACAGCATATGTAGAAAAGATTTATGGAATGATCCGCGATAATCTTAAGAAAGAGATTTCTCCGCTTCTGGGGTTGTGCATTCAG GCACCAAGGATATCTCGAGCAAGTTTACTTAAAGGGGCAACAGCACGTACACTTGCAAATGCGGCTGCGCAGGAAATTTTGATCGCGCACTGGCAAGGAATCGTCAAGAGTCTCGCTAACTTTTTGAACTTATTGAAAGCCAATCAT GTGCCTCCATTTCTTGTGCGCAAAGTATTTACGCAAGTCTTTTCTTTCATCAACGTCCAATTATTTAACAG CCTTTTGTTGAGAAGAGAATGCTGTTCATTTAGCAACGGTGAATACGTCAAAACTGGTTTGGCGGAACTGGAGCACTGGTGCTACAAAGCAACCGATGAG TATACAGGATTAGCTTGGGAGGAGCTCAAGCATATAAGACAGGCGATCGGTTTTCTG GTCATACACCAGAAGCCAAAGAAAACGTTGGATGAAGTAAGCCATGATCTATGTCCT GTGCTTAGCATTCAACAACTTTACAGAATCAGCACAATGTATTGGGACGACAAATATGGCACGCATAGCCTTTCACCAGAT GTTATATCCAATATGCGCGTACTAATGACTGAAGACTCGAACAATGCAGTCAGCAATTCCTTTTTGCTTGATGATGATTCGAG CATACCGTTCTCAATTGATGACCTCTCTAAATCGATGGATCAGATTGATATTGCAGACATTGAACCACCTCCACTTATACGCGAAAACTCAGGGTTCAGTTTCTTGTTGCCACGTGCAGACTAA